A genomic region of Oceaniferula marina contains the following coding sequences:
- a CDS encoding ankyrin repeat domain-containing protein produces the protein MNEKQTTPEEETRYAELQQIALDAARMGETSTLEPMLRAGMPANLADAKGNTLIMLAAYHDHPDTVECLAYYGAEVDRRNGRGQTPLAGVAFKGHMDCARILVHYGADPEAPQGHGQTPVSFAAMFGRKQMLVYLQSVGKHHPVKNAFLRAGATLTRVMRKLVSRLFEARERKRLRWAVHY, from the coding sequence ATGAACGAAAAACAAACCACCCCGGAAGAAGAAACCCGCTATGCCGAATTGCAGCAAATTGCCTTGGACGCGGCGCGTATGGGTGAAACCTCCACCTTGGAACCGATGTTACGCGCAGGTATGCCCGCAAACCTGGCGGATGCCAAAGGAAACACGCTGATTATGCTGGCCGCGTATCACGATCATCCCGACACGGTGGAGTGTCTTGCATATTACGGTGCAGAGGTTGATCGGCGCAATGGTCGGGGCCAAACACCGTTGGCCGGCGTGGCCTTTAAAGGGCACATGGACTGCGCCAGAATATTGGTCCATTATGGTGCCGATCCGGAAGCCCCCCAGGGGCACGGGCAGACACCTGTTAGTTTTGCCGCCATGTTCGGACGTAAACAAATGTTGGTCTATCTGCAAAGTGTGGGAAAACATCATCCAGTTAAGAATGCGTTCTTACGGGCGGGTGCGACATTGACCCGCGTGATGCGCAAGCTTGTGTCGAGGCTGTTTGAAGCCAGAGAACGCAAACGTTTGCGCTGGGCTGTGCATTATTAA
- a CDS encoding glucose-6-phosphate isomerase: MHTTSSPANWQSFQSSHTRYPELGFTIDTSRMDIPSDFPDSLTKEIDRAIKGIQSIEKGEIMNPDEGRMVGHYWLRNPELAPNQELKTQITQPIADLKVFAQQVHTGKITNPKGGRFENLLIIGIGGSALGPQFIYEALGANSPLKTFFFDNTDPAGIDATLAKIIGTQGGLKSTLSLVVSKSGGTPETRNGMLEAVAAYEATGLDFGPHAVAITGDGSQLFEYAKNNAFITTFPMEDWVGGRTSVMSTVGLVPAALQGINTDDLLDGAKAMDDRTRSADIKENAAMQLALAWHHAGNGKGEKDMVVLPYKDSLVLFSKYLQQLVMESLGKELDLDGQVVNQGVAVYGNKGSTDQHAYVQQLRDGVANFFATFIEVRKGRDGESVEVDPNTTAADYLQGFMRGTRSALYQSGRKSITLSIEEVTPRTVGALIALFERAVSIYALLVNINAYHQPGVEAGKKAAGIFLELLQQVKGALTEQEQTADQIAASVQADAEDVYHCLTHLAANDSASVNYGNSPASDSFKAS, encoded by the coding sequence ATGCACACCACATCCTCTCCCGCCAACTGGCAAAGCTTTCAGTCATCCCACACTCGCTACCCAGAACTCGGATTCACCATCGACACATCCCGGATGGATATCCCAAGCGATTTCCCGGACTCTCTTACAAAAGAAATCGACCGTGCGATCAAAGGCATTCAGTCTATTGAAAAGGGAGAAATCATGAACCCGGACGAAGGGCGCATGGTCGGCCACTACTGGCTCCGCAACCCTGAGCTGGCCCCCAATCAAGAACTGAAAACCCAGATCACTCAGCCGATCGCCGACCTCAAGGTTTTTGCCCAGCAAGTGCATACTGGCAAAATCACCAACCCCAAGGGGGGACGATTCGAAAACCTTCTGATCATTGGCATCGGTGGATCGGCCCTCGGCCCCCAGTTCATTTACGAAGCCCTCGGCGCCAACAGCCCACTCAAAACTTTCTTCTTCGATAATACCGACCCCGCCGGTATCGATGCGACCCTCGCCAAAATCATCGGCACTCAGGGAGGACTTAAATCCACCCTCTCACTGGTTGTTTCCAAATCCGGAGGAACCCCGGAAACCCGCAACGGCATGCTCGAAGCCGTGGCCGCCTACGAAGCCACCGGCCTGGACTTCGGACCTCACGCGGTCGCCATCACAGGTGATGGCTCCCAACTCTTCGAATACGCCAAGAACAACGCATTTATCACCACCTTCCCGATGGAAGATTGGGTCGGAGGACGGACTTCGGTTATGTCCACGGTTGGCCTCGTTCCTGCCGCGCTGCAAGGCATCAATACCGACGATCTGCTCGACGGTGCCAAGGCAATGGACGACCGCACCCGCAGTGCCGATATCAAAGAGAATGCAGCCATGCAACTTGCCCTCGCCTGGCATCATGCCGGGAATGGAAAAGGGGAAAAAGATATGGTCGTACTCCCCTACAAGGACTCACTGGTCCTCTTTTCAAAGTATCTTCAACAGTTGGTCATGGAATCACTGGGGAAGGAACTCGATCTCGACGGTCAAGTGGTCAACCAAGGGGTTGCTGTCTATGGGAACAAGGGATCAACCGACCAGCACGCCTACGTGCAACAACTCCGCGACGGGGTAGCCAATTTCTTCGCCACCTTCATTGAAGTTCGCAAAGGCCGCGATGGCGAAAGCGTGGAAGTCGACCCTAACACCACAGCCGCCGACTACCTTCAAGGATTCATGCGAGGCACACGTAGCGCCCTCTATCAATCTGGACGCAAGTCCATCACACTCTCAATCGAGGAAGTCACCCCCCGCACCGTCGGAGCTCTGATCGCCCTTTTCGAACGCGCCGTTTCCATCTACGCCCTGCTCGTCAATATCAACGCCTACCACCAACCAGGTGTCGAGGCCGGCAAAAAAGCAGCAGGCATTTTCCTCGAGTTGCTTCAGCAAGTCAAAGGTGCCTTAACCGAACAGGAGCAAACCGCCGACCAAATCGCAGCAAGCGTACAAGCCGACGCAGAAGACGTCTACCACTGCCTGACCCACTTGGCAGCCAACGACTCCGCCAGCGTCAACTACGGCAACTCCCCTGCGAGCGACAGCTTCAAGGCAAGCTAA